A stretch of DNA from Rhodococcus sp. NBC_00297:
GGTCGCCGTCAGTTCGTCGTACGCCTCCCGGGTGTCCAGGTTCCCCGCAGCTGCTTCTGCCGAGAGTGCCTCCGCTGCACCGAGAACGGCGGTCATGGTCGACGCCGGAAGCACTCCCTCGGCGAACGGTTCGAGGAATGATCGACACCGATCCGAGTAGGCGGCGTCCGACCGGCGCTTGTAGTCGGCCAACTCGGGTGCGCCTTCCAGGGCCGCGGCGACGCCCGCCAGTTCGCGCCCGTGGGTGACCACGCAGTCGACGTGCGCCGTGGCGATGGCGCGCGCTCGCTCGGCAAGTGAGTGCTCGACCGCGTCGAGCGCCTGCTCCAGTGCGAATGTCTGCGTCGCGTCGTACGCCTCGAACAAGGCCACCAGCAAGGCTGCGCGCGAGGGAAAGTGACTGTACACAACAGGTTTGGTGATACCGGCCGCGTGCGCGAGTCGACCCAGCGTCAGCGCGTCGGCGCCTTCCTCGCGCACGATCGTCCAGGCAAGGGTCACCAGTTGCCCGTGGCGATCCTCTCTCGTCATTCGCACCCGTGCCATCGACACCGCCTTGTCTCTTATGTACCGTTGGTAACCTACCACCGGTAACCTACTGATGGTACATCCCGACCGAGAGGATCATCATGACCGCGCTCGTCGTCGTCGCCCACCCCGACCCCACGTCGTTCACCCAGCGTCTCGCTCGCTCCGTCGCCGATCGACTCACCGAGGACGCCGTGTCCACCGCTGTCGCCGACCTTCATGCCGAGGGCTTCGATCCACGGTTCTCGCTCGAGGACCGCGCCGGATATCCGGCGGGTGGGACTCCTCCTGCGGATGTGCTCGCCGAGCAGCGTCGCCTGGACGGTGTCGACGACCTGGTTCTGGTCTTTCCGGTCTACTGGTGGTCGATGCCCGCGCTCCTCAAGGGGTGGGTCGATCGCGTCTTCACCGACGGGTGGGCATTCGACACCGGAGTCACGCCGACCGGACGCAGGCTCGACCACCTGACCGTGCATCTGGCCATGGTCGCGGGGGAGGACGCCGAGGGATTCGCTAAGCGCGGCTACGACACCGCCCTGTCCACCCAGATCATCACCGGCATTCTCGGATACACCGGCGCGCGAACCGGGCACACGGGAATCGTCCACGACGCGGAGACGCGCTCACGTGACTCCCTCGCCCGGGAAGCGCGGGCGATCGTGGACGGCGTGGCGGCCCGGGTCCGTTCCTCGGCGGCGGAGGCTTCCGGTGCGCGGGCGTGAACTCGGTGGCTAGGCCACCGTGAAGCGAACCGTGTTGCCCGCGGGGTCGAGCAGGGTGGTGTTGAGTGGAGCGTCCGTGGTGAGGGTCAGTCCCGCTCTGCCGGAACCGATGTCGATCGCGATCTGCTCGGTCCACTTCCTGCCCGCGGGTGGGACCGTGCCGATGGCGGCCGACTCGAGATGGACCATCCAGGTCCCGCCTGTCGGCTTCGCGCCGCTGTAGGGATCCACGCGAGGTGCGTCGGTGTTGTTCATGTTCACGTAGATGGCCAGTGGGCACGCGTCGGTGACGAACGTC
This window harbors:
- a CDS encoding TetR/AcrR family transcriptional regulator — its product is MTREDRHGQLVTLAWTIVREEGADALTLGRLAHAAGITKPVVYSHFPSRAALLVALFEAYDATQTFALEQALDAVEHSLAERARAIATAHVDCVVTHGRELAGVAAALEGAPELADYKRRSDAAYSDRCRSFLEPFAEGVLPASTMTAVLGAAEALSAEAAAGNLDTREAYDELTATIVDGVERSRRRVAD
- a CDS encoding NAD(P)H-dependent oxidoreductase translates to MTALVVVAHPDPTSFTQRLARSVADRLTEDAVSTAVADLHAEGFDPRFSLEDRAGYPAGGTPPADVLAEQRRLDGVDDLVLVFPVYWWSMPALLKGWVDRVFTDGWAFDTGVTPTGRRLDHLTVHLAMVAGEDAEGFAKRGYDTALSTQIITGILGYTGARTGHTGIVHDAETRSRDSLAREARAIVDGVAARVRSSAAEASGARA